The following coding sequences lie in one Zingiber officinale cultivar Zhangliang chromosome 2B, Zo_v1.1, whole genome shotgun sequence genomic window:
- the LOC122048245 gene encoding uncharacterized protein LOC122048245 yields the protein MDENFSGSFSMFSNSQNPEENAMLQNNRPNSQFSQLSSSPQFSSKFQNLPYAPQYPQNFSYPTQYPPNFQNIQYLQQYPPYMHLPQPPSAMVLDESRRASIGASRVEKELATPPSPLESQFPPHSTQVEVEKIDFNVDAEMGSKRTFWTVEEEQHLAKSYINISTDSAIGNSQKDKAFWKRIGDYYSETRP from the coding sequence ATGGATGAAAATTTTAGTGGATCTTTTAGCATGTTTTCGAATTCACAGAATCCTGAAGAAAATGCAATGCTTCAAAATAACCGTCCTAATTCTCAATTTTCTCAACTTTCTTCATCTCCACAATTCtcatcaaaatttcaaaatcttcCTTATGCTCCACAATATCCACAAAATTTTTCATATCCTACACAATATCctccaaattttcaaaatattcaatATCTTCAACAATACCCTCCTTATATGCATCTTCCTCAACCGCCATCGGCCATGGTCTTGGATGAATCAAGAAGAGCGAGTATAGGTGCATCCAGAGTCGAGAAAGAACTCGCAACACCACCTTCTCCCCTTGAGTCTCAGTTTCCACCACATTCGACACAAGTCGAGGTggaaaaaattgattttaatgttGATGCAGAGATGGGCAGCAAACGAACATTTTGGACAGTAGAAGAAGAGCAACATCTTGCAAAATCATATATCAATATTAGCACTGACTCAGCAATCGGGAATTCTCAAAAGGATAAAGCTTTTTGGAAGCGTATCGGAGATTACTACAGCGAGACTCGCCCATAG